AGGATGAAGTAGAGCTGAAACATCCACAGTCTGAGAGGCTCGTTCCAAACCCCTTTTGTTGATTTGTCGCTACGTTGTACATAACCATAGCAGACCCACGGTCACGGGCAACCTCGAAACCACACTCGCAAATGTGATATCGATTCGCGAGCTTTGCCCATTCCTTATTGACTTTGCCACAGTTAGGACAGCGTTGCGACGGTTTAACTTGTTTAGTAGGAAGCACAATCATCAAGCCTCCTTTCTGTTCGATTTTGTAAGCAATCATTTGGTTGAGTGCTCCAAAACCAACAGAAAGTATGGATTTATTCAATCCAGCTTTTTGCTTTTTGCGCTTGCTACCCTTCTTTGCTTTGCGCGTCATCCCTTTAGTATTGAGTTCTTCAGTGACACCGATGTCATAACGACTAGCAATATCTGATGTCACCTTGTGCTGCCAATTTTTGCGTTGATTTGCAATCTTAGCTTGTAATTTAGAAACTTGCTTTCTTGCTTTTTTCCAACGCCTAGAAGACTTGATTTTCTTTTGATGATTTGGCGCACGTTTGCGACGCAAAGCTTTTGACAAATGTTTAATTCTAGCTTCAGATTTTTTGGTAAATTGAGGATTTTCTACTTCAGCAAACTCTTTACCATCGTACAAAGTTAATGCTGTGGCTGTCCCCAAATCAAAAGCTACAATTTTCTCGTATTTTAAGTCAGACTCAGAACCAAACTTTGGTTCCTCAACCTCAATATCAACGGTAAAAGATGCGAACCACTGATTTTTCCCAGGCTTGTAGGAAATAGTCAAAGTTGTGGGAATTCCCCAGTCCTTGGCTTTTCCTCTCATCCTGATAGTGATACCCAAATCATTGAGGGTAACATTTCCGTGCTTACCTTCGGTGTTAGCTTTCCATCCTGACTTAGCTGGATACGTCCATCCCAAATATTTGTGGATTGACTTGAATAATGGTCTTTTCCGCAGTCCTTTGAAAAAGGCATTGTAAGCCAAATCAACACGTTTGACAGTAGCTTGCATTGCTTGAGAATGCAAATAGTCAAACTCTACCCATTCTTTTTTGAACTCTGGCAAGCAATTTTGTTGTTCGAGATAAGTAACGCTCTTTTGATTTGCCTTCCACTCATAACGACGGTGAGCAATGCAGGCATTATACAGATATGCATGGTCACGTCTGGCTTGGAACAATTTGATTTCTTGTTCTTTGTTTGGGTAGAGTCGAAATACATATCTTCTAGTTACCATCATTGCTCACCTCCTTACTTTTGCTTGACTCGAAGTTTTTGACTAAAATTAGTATAACATGACTTTTAGATATGACAAGAAATTTTTATGACAAAGCTAAGGAGCGGTTCACACGTTGTTTTCTCTATTCACTTGCATATAGTATTCGTTACTAAATACAGGCGGAAAGTATTTACATCACAGATGATTGTGGACATGAAAGAAGTTTTTGAAAGAGTGCTGGTAGCAAATAACTCCAAGCTTGAAGACTGCAATGGTGAATCAGACCACGTTCACTTATTAGTTGACCTACACCCAGACAATAATATTTCTGATTTAGTGGCATCCCTAAAATCAGCAAGTAGTCGCGTACTGCGAGAAAAATATAAACCTGTTATTGATAAATACTACTGGGGTAAAGCCAAACTTTGGCACGACTCTAAATGTATTGTGTCTTGCGGTGGTGCGCCACTAGAAGTCGTCAAAGATTATATACAAAACCAGTCAGGAGGAAGAATGGAAAAGATAGGGGCATCGAACCCCTAACTTTTCACAGCACACTATCCCCACCGTGTAGTTATCTATAACTTATAAATAATCTTGCACAACAACAACAACGATTATTTATGAGTTCTTTTTCTTAAGCTGTGTTAATATTAACAGGGTCACTGATTAAATAACTCCGCCAAGAACCTTTAACCCCACTTTCAGGAAGCAGTAAACGCCAAGTTTTACCTTCTCTTTGAAGTTGTAGGTAAAGTTCAAAAGGTTTTTGAGATTGCTTTATTTGCCGTTTTGGTAACTTGAATGCAAGATCGTAGGTTCCTCGAACGCGATAAGTGAGTAAGTTTTGAATCGTTAGGGGTTGTTCTTGAGTAATTGATAGCCGATTAATTTCAAATCCTTGAAAATTTAAATCGAGTTGTTGGCTGAGTCGTTGCTGAGTCTGCTCTACCTCAAGCCTAAGTGCTTTTTGAACCAATTGGGAAGTTGGTGCAAGTACACTCGTCGTACATGCACTCAGAAATCCCAATAGGATTAGGCTGACAATAAACCTCATTCTTACTGAGTCTCCTCTATGTTCGTATTTATACTAATTTAATAGACGTATTCCCAAAGAACAGAAAACCGGAGTTAATTAGAATCATACGTAAAACAAGCTGTTTTTTCAAGTTTTATCAAAAACTGATTTATACAAAATTGTTGAGGCTGTTAATTTGACTGAGTCTAGAAAGATAATTCCGTGTTGCTCCTAAGTAATTTTATTGACTTAGGTAACGCTTCTTTAAGAAAAAAATATCCGGAGGGCAAGTTTTGAAGCCTGAATATTTGAATACAGTAAGACATTGCTGCTGAATCAACTGTTTTGTAAAGTTACTAAAAAATTTGATAAAAATATAACTTTTAAAAAAATAATTTGCGTAAAATAACTTACAAAACACGTCATCAATAGTGTTATAAAATTTACAAATAAAACAATGACTATTGCTACGCAAGTACGTAATCGGCTATTCAAAAATCTCTATGAGATATCATTTGTAAAAAATAGTGCTGAGTTAGAGTATCAATTTTCTGTAAAAAATCATACTAGAAAGCTGCCTGCTCTATCCACTACTGACT
This genomic interval from Scytonema hofmannii PCC 7110 contains the following:
- the tnpA gene encoding IS200/IS605 family transposase, which produces MTKLRSGSHVVFSIHLHIVFVTKYRRKVFTSQMIVDMKEVFERVLVANNSKLEDCNGESDHVHLLVDLHPDNNISDLVASLKSASSRVLREKYKPVIDKYYWGKAKLWHDSKCIVSCGGAPLEVVKDYIQNQSGGRMEKIGASNP
- a CDS encoding RNA-guided endonuclease InsQ/TnpB family protein: MMVTRRYVFRLYPNKEQEIKLFQARRDHAYLYNACIAHRRYEWKANQKSVTYLEQQNCLPEFKKEWVEFDYLHSQAMQATVKRVDLAYNAFFKGLRKRPLFKSIHKYLGWTYPAKSGWKANTEGKHGNVTLNDLGITIRMRGKAKDWGIPTTLTISYKPGKNQWFASFTVDIEVEEPKFGSESDLKYEKIVAFDLGTATALTLYDGKEFAEVENPQFTKKSEARIKHLSKALRRKRAPNHQKKIKSSRRWKKARKQVSKLQAKIANQRKNWQHKVTSDIASRYDIGVTEELNTKGMTRKAKKGSKRKKQKAGLNKSILSVGFGALNQMIAYKIEQKGGLMIVLPTKQVKPSQRCPNCGKVNKEWAKLANRYHICECGFEVARDRGSAMVMYNVATNQQKGFGTSLSDCGCFSSTSSSKKRKRTGGMKQLGQAKRQKLSQVGGGVLETPSAYAAE